From a region of the Pectobacterium aquaticum genome:
- a CDS encoding EpsG family protein: protein MQSSLSIESFFRSDIFYIMMDVLVFLLFISYAAKRREGFIFFLTAFFIVSLKLLIFVGLRPFDAGNDTIHYYYTFQSLGDISGARDIGIQDYGNSELLYWPFAALFKVLISSDFQVYLIFSIFISAYLVYMCNKLAVEYIGENARWHQASLALIFTYAVFLSFEIAYFGGHIRSAFGVPLAFISYMFALNRKFWLTLLFFSLSLCFHNSAISVAPLLIVEFLKINFSYSKKMTVSVVTAFLVAFLIGKFEGLQSIIQLAGGFYSQRYTDYYEYKNFNITSVFTTGYFLIIILHVVIFLAIGYARIHFYFFYYFFLILLFSATPKISERYFAYILICLPFLLYSSLKNRFCESKSLIITIVVCFMAGLLTITSYGAVSTLSIHSFLFPDRIGQ, encoded by the coding sequence ATGCAATCTTCTTTAAGTATTGAAAGTTTTTTTAGAAGTGATATTTTTTATATCATGATGGATGTGTTGGTCTTTTTGTTATTTATATCTTATGCGGCTAAAAGAAGAGAAGGATTCATTTTTTTCTTAACTGCATTTTTTATTGTTTCTTTAAAGTTATTGATTTTTGTAGGGTTGCGTCCTTTTGATGCAGGCAATGATACTATCCATTATTATTATACGTTTCAGTCGCTTGGGGATATATCTGGGGCAAGAGATATAGGTATTCAAGACTATGGTAATAGTGAGCTTTTATATTGGCCTTTCGCTGCGCTGTTTAAGGTGCTAATATCTTCGGATTTTCAGGTTTATTTAATATTTTCAATTTTTATATCAGCTTATTTAGTATATATGTGTAATAAGCTTGCTGTAGAATATATAGGTGAAAATGCTCGTTGGCATCAAGCTTCGCTTGCATTGATTTTTACCTATGCAGTTTTTTTATCTTTCGAGATTGCATATTTTGGTGGGCATATTAGATCTGCATTTGGCGTTCCTTTGGCCTTTATTTCTTATATGTTTGCTCTTAATAGAAAGTTTTGGCTGACGTTGTTATTTTTTAGTCTCTCTCTATGTTTTCATAATTCTGCCATCTCAGTAGCGCCTTTGCTTATTGTTGAGTTTTTGAAAATAAATTTCAGCTACTCAAAAAAAATGACTGTTAGTGTTGTTACTGCATTTTTGGTTGCATTTTTAATCGGTAAATTTGAAGGACTTCAAAGCATAATACAACTTGCTGGAGGTTTTTATTCTCAAAGATATACCGATTATTATGAATATAAAAATTTCAATATAACGTCAGTTTTTACAACTGGGTATTTTTTAATTATAATTCTTCATGTGGTTATATTTTTAGCTATTGGTTACGCTCGCATTCATTTTTATTTTTTTTATTATTTCTTTCTTATTTTGCTTTTTTCTGCCACGCCAAAAATCTCCGAGAGATATTTTGCTTATATACTGATTTGTCTTCCTTTTTTACTATACTCTTCATTGAAGAATAGATTTTGTGAATCTAAATCATTAATTATAACTATTGTCGTTTGTTTTATGGCCGGACTTCTTACAATTACTTCTTATGGTGCTGTAAGCACTTTAAGTATCCACTCGTTTTTGTTTCCTGATCGGATTGGACAATGA
- a CDS encoding lipopolysaccharide biosynthesis protein yields the protein MNSKSVYLGILSNVVGNLLMLCATILLTRILTAEEFGQFRVGSNFSTLMIPFLALGGERLISRVIQSSGENKLPVSQALFTVLFIVLCGTFLLVVLYPVIAYYVLDGNVPASVYFLSVSIIPITITYNLANTIWRHIGSTSSAQIHLNFTQRLLRAPLLIGSVLLWPMAWSASLAMLLAQSLSLTQIRKNLQAYPLRGIGKIVPILKQNFKELSVIGLPIAIMASVNRLDVLLVNAVMGVDRAGSYDLVYMLSLTAMFPAMALSKTSEPFLFELKGDKERQNLLKKLQFRTFLVSCMAVIGIAVVAPFFADFLGNAGPDFAKATLALSAGLAFSSAHGPVIEYLQINEKSRLVLIATISLLSVFFILKYFSALENSLISLSVFAGLFYFSLRFVLSLYIRLSDGISMSKPIITIVSTLLYIFFIGFVFLG from the coding sequence ATGAATTCTAAGAGTGTTTATTTAGGTATTCTTTCGAATGTCGTGGGCAATCTCCTGATGCTTTGCGCTACCATACTATTGACTCGAATATTGACAGCCGAAGAGTTTGGTCAATTTCGAGTCGGTTCAAATTTTAGTACGCTAATGATACCCTTTCTTGCTTTAGGTGGAGAAAGATTGATCAGTCGGGTGATTCAAAGCAGTGGTGAGAATAAACTACCAGTTTCTCAGGCACTGTTCACCGTTTTATTTATTGTATTGTGTGGAACATTTTTGCTGGTCGTCCTTTATCCTGTTATTGCTTACTATGTTCTTGATGGTAATGTGCCGGCTAGTGTATATTTTTTGAGCGTTTCTATTATACCGATAACCATTACTTATAATTTGGCAAACACTATTTGGCGTCATATTGGCAGTACTTCTTCTGCACAAATACACTTGAATTTTACCCAAAGGCTGTTACGTGCCCCTTTATTGATAGGTAGCGTGTTACTTTGGCCAATGGCATGGTCTGCTTCATTGGCCATGTTGCTTGCACAATCTTTATCGCTGACACAGATCCGAAAAAACTTACAAGCTTATCCATTGCGTGGCATTGGAAAAATTGTGCCGATATTAAAGCAAAATTTTAAAGAACTATCTGTCATTGGTTTACCCATTGCTATCATGGCTTCAGTGAACAGGCTAGATGTTTTATTGGTAAATGCTGTTATGGGGGTTGACCGTGCTGGCAGTTATGACTTGGTTTATATGTTATCGCTGACAGCAATGTTTCCGGCTATGGCACTATCGAAAACCAGTGAACCATTTTTGTTTGAATTGAAAGGGGATAAAGAACGTCAGAATCTATTGAAAAAACTTCAATTTAGGACTTTTTTAGTATCTTGTATGGCTGTTATCGGTATTGCAGTCGTAGCTCCTTTCTTTGCTGACTTTCTTGGTAATGCGGGGCCGGATTTTGCTAAGGCAACTCTAGCTCTTTCTGCTGGACTAGCATTCTCTAGTGCTCATGGGCCCGTAATTGAGTATTTGCAAATTAACGAAAAATCTAGATTAGTTTTAATAGCAACTATATCTTTGTTGAGCGTTTTTTTTATTTTGAAATATTTTTCTGCATTGGAGAACTCTTTAATTTCTCTTTCAGTTTTTGCTGGGTTGTTTTATTTTTCTTTGAGGTTTGTTCTTTCTCTGTATATTCGCCTTTCAGATGGAATTAGTATGTCAAAACCAATAATTACTATTGTGTCTACCTTGTTGTATATATTTTTCATCGGTTTTGTTTTTTTGGGATGA